A single genomic interval of Oncorhynchus tshawytscha isolate Ot180627B linkage group LG15, Otsh_v2.0, whole genome shotgun sequence harbors:
- the LOC112237289 gene encoding flocculation protein FLO11 isoform X1 produces the protein MAENVRSPFEYREPPTLDSDGDGSKPPLPPRGRGCVRKRKGTPVKVCDRAYVTEDEEEEEEESLSEHSYSPGDGQYPDGAEDRLPPTGSPYYLADPSQLCVSELGEEGASGVRGPVLFHPPPNCRIREVHCGSQVRLVVIAIRDIAKGEEITVDYSLMDWGENAMDEEPGPHPLSLSDYLTPSWSLSPSSSPLTHTEPSDSDREEEEEDDDDDEEEEMEELRGRMLRRRKKRKIATPPVTAKKKSVATPRAGPGRPCSSSFSRLAASSTPTVAQTPSQPATPLAPPTTNINNNININIGSSSGATVSRRQHCPYCGRHYRSLARHLEKHHANQPEVRAAMELSALHTHPSSSTSSSHGHIFASPQPSSSSTPAPPPLFSRERERDAVAARSSSGAVSFSLSLSPPSASQSAAAKKASNVSVQTPKPGSAPAVAPVKSPPTSTPPRRGRKPKREKEEQQKAEESIRSKEEEIPPPPTPKPEEEELDEELSGAGTVESPGDWSTQLASSHRHHMPPLLSSLSCLVLYLSRQQHSSFLSLTRSPSSAEAWRLLCHSSLALLILYNRHRECEVAKLTTQDYHNRTTPKAPP, from the exons ATGGCGGAGAACGTACGGTCGCCTTTTGAGTACCGGGAGCCACCGACCCTCGACAGCGACGGGGATGGGAGCAAACCGCCTTTGCCGCCCCGGGG GAGGGGGTGTGTCAGGAAAAGGAAGGGTACCCCTGTGAAGGTGTGTGACCGGGCCTACGTgacagaggatgaagaggaggaggaagaggagagtctgtctgaacacagctacagtccag GTGATGGACAGTACCCAGACGGAGCGGAGGACAGACTGCCTCCAACCGGAAGCCCTTACTACCTCGCCGATCCCTCCCAGCTCTG TGTGTCGGAGCTGGGCGAGGAGGGGGCGAGTGGGGTCCGGGGGCCAGTGCTCTTCCACCCCCCGCCCAACTGTAGGATCCGAGAGGTGCACTGCGGGAGTCAGGTGCGGCTGGTCGTCATAGCGATTCGAGACATCGCCAAAGGGGAGGAGATCACAGTGGACTACAGCCTGATGGACTGGGGAGAGAACGCCATG GATGAAGAGCCTGGCCCCCACCCGCTGTCTCTCTCCGACTACCTCACCCCCTCctggtccctctccccctcctcctccccgctAACCCACACTGAGCCCAGCGATTCAGaccgagaggaggaggaggaagacgacGATGATGACgaagaagaagagatggaggagttgAGGGGCCGCATGCTCCGCCGCCGAAAGAAGCGCAAAATAGCCACCCCCCCCGTCACCGCCAAGAAGAAGAGTGTCGCCACCCCCAGGGCCGGACCCGGGCGCCCCTGCTCATCCTCCTTCTCCCGGCTGGCTGCCTCCTCGACCCCGACCGTGGCCCAGACCCCGTCTCAGCCCGCCACCCCACTGGCGCCCCCCACcaccaacatcaacaacaacatcaacataaACATCGGCAGCTCCAGCGGGGCCACTGTCAGCCGACGGCAGCACTGCCCCTACTGCGGCCGCCACTACCGCTCTCTGGCACGCCACCTGGAGAAACACCATGCCAACCAGCCAGAGGTCAGGGCTGCCATGGAGCTGTCCGCACTCCACACACacccttcctcctctacctcctcctcgcACGGCCACATCTTcgcctctccccagccctcctcttcctctactcccgcccctccccctcttttctccagggagagagagagggatgcggTGGCCGCTCGAAGTTCCTCGGGGGCGGTCTCCTTTTCACTCTCGCTCTCCCCACCCTCGGCTTCTCAGTCGGCCGCGGCCAAAAAAGCCTCCAACGTATCGGTTCAGACGCCCAAGCCAGGCTCCGCCCCTGCAGTGGCCCCGGTGAAAAGTCCTCCCACATCCACGCCACCCAGGAGGGGCCGCAAGccgaagagagagaaggaggagcagcAGAAAGCGGAGGAGTCCATCAGGAGCAAAGAGGAAGAGATACCTCCACCTCCTACCCCCAAGCCGGAGGAAGAAGAGCTGGATGAGGAGCTGAGTGGAGCGGGGACCGTAGAGAGTCCTGGGGACTGGAGTACACAGCTGGCTAG ctCCCACAGACACCAcatgccccctctcctctcttccctctcctgccTGGTGCTCTACCTGAGCCGGCAGCAGCACTCTTCCTTCttgtctctcactcgctctcccaGTTCGGCTGAGGCCTGGCGCCTCCTCTGCCATTCCAGCCTGGCGCTGCTCATCCTCTACAACCGCCACCGAGAGTGTGAAGTGGCCAAGCTCACCACCCAGGACTACCACAACCGCACCACCCCCAAAGCCCCACCCTGA
- the LOC112237289 gene encoding flocculation protein FLO11 isoform X2: MKRRRKRRVCLNTATVQQKQGWFCAMYRTVTTTPIGTGSDVLALSLSHSGGDGQYPDGAEDRLPPTGSPYYLADPSQLCVSELGEEGASGVRGPVLFHPPPNCRIREVHCGSQVRLVVIAIRDIAKGEEITVDYSLMDWGENAMDEEPGPHPLSLSDYLTPSWSLSPSSSPLTHTEPSDSDREEEEEDDDDDEEEEMEELRGRMLRRRKKRKIATPPVTAKKKSVATPRAGPGRPCSSSFSRLAASSTPTVAQTPSQPATPLAPPTTNINNNININIGSSSGATVSRRQHCPYCGRHYRSLARHLEKHHANQPEVRAAMELSALHTHPSSSTSSSHGHIFASPQPSSSSTPAPPPLFSRERERDAVAARSSSGAVSFSLSLSPPSASQSAAAKKASNVSVQTPKPGSAPAVAPVKSPPTSTPPRRGRKPKREKEEQQKAEESIRSKEEEIPPPPTPKPEEEELDEELSGAGTVESPGDWSTQLASSHRHHMPPLLSSLSCLVLYLSRQQHSSFLSLTRSPSSAEAWRLLCHSSLALLILYNRHRECEVAKLTTQDYHNRTTPKAPP; this comes from the exons atgaagaggaggaggaagaggagagtctgtctgaacacagctacagtccag CAGAAGCAAGGATGGTTCTGTGCTATGTACCGGACTGTAACTACTACTCCGATAGGCACTGGAAGTGAtgtactcgctctctctctctcacactctgggG GTGATGGACAGTACCCAGACGGAGCGGAGGACAGACTGCCTCCAACCGGAAGCCCTTACTACCTCGCCGATCCCTCCCAGCTCTG TGTGTCGGAGCTGGGCGAGGAGGGGGCGAGTGGGGTCCGGGGGCCAGTGCTCTTCCACCCCCCGCCCAACTGTAGGATCCGAGAGGTGCACTGCGGGAGTCAGGTGCGGCTGGTCGTCATAGCGATTCGAGACATCGCCAAAGGGGAGGAGATCACAGTGGACTACAGCCTGATGGACTGGGGAGAGAACGCCATG GATGAAGAGCCTGGCCCCCACCCGCTGTCTCTCTCCGACTACCTCACCCCCTCctggtccctctccccctcctcctccccgctAACCCACACTGAGCCCAGCGATTCAGaccgagaggaggaggaggaagacgacGATGATGACgaagaagaagagatggaggagttgAGGGGCCGCATGCTCCGCCGCCGAAAGAAGCGCAAAATAGCCACCCCCCCCGTCACCGCCAAGAAGAAGAGTGTCGCCACCCCCAGGGCCGGACCCGGGCGCCCCTGCTCATCCTCCTTCTCCCGGCTGGCTGCCTCCTCGACCCCGACCGTGGCCCAGACCCCGTCTCAGCCCGCCACCCCACTGGCGCCCCCCACcaccaacatcaacaacaacatcaacataaACATCGGCAGCTCCAGCGGGGCCACTGTCAGCCGACGGCAGCACTGCCCCTACTGCGGCCGCCACTACCGCTCTCTGGCACGCCACCTGGAGAAACACCATGCCAACCAGCCAGAGGTCAGGGCTGCCATGGAGCTGTCCGCACTCCACACACacccttcctcctctacctcctcctcgcACGGCCACATCTTcgcctctccccagccctcctcttcctctactcccgcccctccccctcttttctccagggagagagagagggatgcggTGGCCGCTCGAAGTTCCTCGGGGGCGGTCTCCTTTTCACTCTCGCTCTCCCCACCCTCGGCTTCTCAGTCGGCCGCGGCCAAAAAAGCCTCCAACGTATCGGTTCAGACGCCCAAGCCAGGCTCCGCCCCTGCAGTGGCCCCGGTGAAAAGTCCTCCCACATCCACGCCACCCAGGAGGGGCCGCAAGccgaagagagagaaggaggagcagcAGAAAGCGGAGGAGTCCATCAGGAGCAAAGAGGAAGAGATACCTCCACCTCCTACCCCCAAGCCGGAGGAAGAAGAGCTGGATGAGGAGCTGAGTGGAGCGGGGACCGTAGAGAGTCCTGGGGACTGGAGTACACAGCTGGCTAG ctCCCACAGACACCAcatgccccctctcctctcttccctctcctgccTGGTGCTCTACCTGAGCCGGCAGCAGCACTCTTCCTTCttgtctctcactcgctctcccaGTTCGGCTGAGGCCTGGCGCCTCCTCTGCCATTCCAGCCTGGCGCTGCTCATCCTCTACAACCGCCACCGAGAGTGTGAAGTGGCCAAGCTCACCACCCAGGACTACCACAACCGCACCACCCCCAAAGCCCCACCCTGA
- the LOC112237289 gene encoding flocculation protein FLO11 isoform X3: MKRRRKRRVCLNTATVQKQGWFCAMYRTVTTTPIGTGSDVLALSLSHSGGDGQYPDGAEDRLPPTGSPYYLADPSQLCVSELGEEGASGVRGPVLFHPPPNCRIREVHCGSQVRLVVIAIRDIAKGEEITVDYSLMDWGENAMDEEPGPHPLSLSDYLTPSWSLSPSSSPLTHTEPSDSDREEEEEDDDDDEEEEMEELRGRMLRRRKKRKIATPPVTAKKKSVATPRAGPGRPCSSSFSRLAASSTPTVAQTPSQPATPLAPPTTNINNNININIGSSSGATVSRRQHCPYCGRHYRSLARHLEKHHANQPEVRAAMELSALHTHPSSSTSSSHGHIFASPQPSSSSTPAPPPLFSRERERDAVAARSSSGAVSFSLSLSPPSASQSAAAKKASNVSVQTPKPGSAPAVAPVKSPPTSTPPRRGRKPKREKEEQQKAEESIRSKEEEIPPPPTPKPEEEELDEELSGAGTVESPGDWSTQLASSHRHHMPPLLSSLSCLVLYLSRQQHSSFLSLTRSPSSAEAWRLLCHSSLALLILYNRHRECEVAKLTTQDYHNRTTPKAPP; encoded by the exons atgaagaggaggaggaagaggagagtctgtctgaacacagctacagtccag AAGCAAGGATGGTTCTGTGCTATGTACCGGACTGTAACTACTACTCCGATAGGCACTGGAAGTGAtgtactcgctctctctctctcacactctgggG GTGATGGACAGTACCCAGACGGAGCGGAGGACAGACTGCCTCCAACCGGAAGCCCTTACTACCTCGCCGATCCCTCCCAGCTCTG TGTGTCGGAGCTGGGCGAGGAGGGGGCGAGTGGGGTCCGGGGGCCAGTGCTCTTCCACCCCCCGCCCAACTGTAGGATCCGAGAGGTGCACTGCGGGAGTCAGGTGCGGCTGGTCGTCATAGCGATTCGAGACATCGCCAAAGGGGAGGAGATCACAGTGGACTACAGCCTGATGGACTGGGGAGAGAACGCCATG GATGAAGAGCCTGGCCCCCACCCGCTGTCTCTCTCCGACTACCTCACCCCCTCctggtccctctccccctcctcctccccgctAACCCACACTGAGCCCAGCGATTCAGaccgagaggaggaggaggaagacgacGATGATGACgaagaagaagagatggaggagttgAGGGGCCGCATGCTCCGCCGCCGAAAGAAGCGCAAAATAGCCACCCCCCCCGTCACCGCCAAGAAGAAGAGTGTCGCCACCCCCAGGGCCGGACCCGGGCGCCCCTGCTCATCCTCCTTCTCCCGGCTGGCTGCCTCCTCGACCCCGACCGTGGCCCAGACCCCGTCTCAGCCCGCCACCCCACTGGCGCCCCCCACcaccaacatcaacaacaacatcaacataaACATCGGCAGCTCCAGCGGGGCCACTGTCAGCCGACGGCAGCACTGCCCCTACTGCGGCCGCCACTACCGCTCTCTGGCACGCCACCTGGAGAAACACCATGCCAACCAGCCAGAGGTCAGGGCTGCCATGGAGCTGTCCGCACTCCACACACacccttcctcctctacctcctcctcgcACGGCCACATCTTcgcctctccccagccctcctcttcctctactcccgcccctccccctcttttctccagggagagagagagggatgcggTGGCCGCTCGAAGTTCCTCGGGGGCGGTCTCCTTTTCACTCTCGCTCTCCCCACCCTCGGCTTCTCAGTCGGCCGCGGCCAAAAAAGCCTCCAACGTATCGGTTCAGACGCCCAAGCCAGGCTCCGCCCCTGCAGTGGCCCCGGTGAAAAGTCCTCCCACATCCACGCCACCCAGGAGGGGCCGCAAGccgaagagagagaaggaggagcagcAGAAAGCGGAGGAGTCCATCAGGAGCAAAGAGGAAGAGATACCTCCACCTCCTACCCCCAAGCCGGAGGAAGAAGAGCTGGATGAGGAGCTGAGTGGAGCGGGGACCGTAGAGAGTCCTGGGGACTGGAGTACACAGCTGGCTAG ctCCCACAGACACCAcatgccccctctcctctcttccctctcctgccTGGTGCTCTACCTGAGCCGGCAGCAGCACTCTTCCTTCttgtctctcactcgctctcccaGTTCGGCTGAGGCCTGGCGCCTCCTCTGCCATTCCAGCCTGGCGCTGCTCATCCTCTACAACCGCCACCGAGAGTGTGAAGTGGCCAAGCTCACCACCCAGGACTACCACAACCGCACCACCCCCAAAGCCCCACCCTGA